Proteins encoded by one window of Castor canadensis chromosome 2, mCasCan1.hap1v2, whole genome shotgun sequence:
- the Nom1 gene encoding nucleolar MIF4G domain-containing protein 1 isoform X2, with product MAASASTGAARGGGCPGRQVRVKRSGGRRGPGGGGEGALKRLKVAVKVFVRATSEGEAPGDCAGRGGGARSRPGGRKSRKELRKEKRHLRKARRLQRTAGPGPESEEGSARPPPAAGAPKAKAPQATAEGPLAHVKAKAAAPRGTAQDPPPHITAKAQAPPGRTKPSAAAAAARKRALLAANQEEAREIRKLERCLGLNKRKKKDDGPTVPLSFARDGLDYILGALEPGRAGGLYDSSGEDEDQGQDQEEGQTLPERDPDSSGDEEQGAGQTLPERDLESGSELDREEDAGAGAQPRDEDVDPESREEAEGGARENRGRKRVRFAADEERRQSSSEGDDTKHQENTCESREKYVPPQVRQLEGTVDVHKQEELERLKKHVKGLINRLSEPNMASISGQLEELYMTHSRKDMNDTLTAALMGACVTASAMPSRLMMEHVLLVSILHHTVGIEVGACFLEAVVRKFDDVYKSGGEGKECDNLFTIVAHLYNFHVIRFMLETMLALKNNDMRKIPGYDPEPVEKLRKLQRALVRSAVSGSDTQLRVSWDGVLNADQTGRWWIVGSAWSGTPMIDNSHHALLQKPLAGMVSSKMLELARKQRMNTDIRRNIFCTIMMSEDFLDAFEKLLKLGLKDQQEREVVHVLVDCCLQEKTYNPFYAFLASKFCSYERRFQMTFQFSIWDKFRDLENLPATNFSNLVHLVAHLLKTKSLPLSILKVVEFSELDKPRVHFLRKVLTMLLVETEVEDLALIFARVSDNPKLGVLREGLKLFITHFLLKPTQAPQSAEQVSMLRERASLAAKALQGKTALRM from the exons ATGGCGGCGTCCGCAAGCACGGGAGCTGCTCGTGGTGGCGGCTGCCCGGGGCGCCAGGTCCGCGTGAAGCGTAGCGGCGGGCGCCGCGGTCCCGGCGGCGGCGGGGAGGGCGCCCTGAAGCGGCTTAAGGTGGCCGTGAAGGTCTTCGTGCGGGCCACTTCGGAAGGCGAGGCCCCCGGGGACTGCGCGGGGCGCGGCGGCGGGGCGCGCTCCCGACCAGGCGGGAGGAAGAGCCGCAAGGAGCTGCGCAAGGAAAAGCGACACCTGAGGAAAGCGCGCCGCCTGCAGAGGACGGCAGGCCCGGGGCCGGAGAGTGAGGAGGGCAGCGCccgcccgccgcccgccgccGGGGCCCCCAAGGCCAAGGCCCCCCAGGCTACTGCGGAGGGTCCCCTGGCCCACGTCAAAGCCAAGGCCGCGGCGCCCCGGGGCACAGCCCAGGATCCCCCACCCCACATCACGGCCAAGGCCCAGGCTCCCCCCGGGAGAACCAAACCTTCCGCCGCCGCGGCAGCCGCACGGAAACGGGCCCTTCTGGCGGCCAACCAGGAGGAGGCCCGAGAGATCCGGAAGCTGGAGCGGTGCCTCGGCCTGAACAAGCGCAAGAAGAAGGATGACGGCCCCACGGTGCCGCTCAGCTTCGCGCGCGACGGGCTGGACTACATCCTGGGAGCGCTGGAGCCCGGGCGGGCCGGCGGCTTGTACGACAGCAGCGGGGAGGACGAGGACCAGGGCCAGGACCAGGAGGAGGGGCAGACCCTCCCCGAGAGGGACCCAGACAGCAGCGGGGATGAGGAGCAGGGAGCCGGACAGACCCTCCCCGAGAGGGACCTGGAGAGCGGTTCCGAGCTCGACAGGGAGGAGGATGCAGGTGCTGGGGCGCAGCCCAGGGACGAGGACGTGGACCCCGAAAGCAGGGAAGAAGCGGAAGGCGGGGCGCGGGAGAATAGGGGCCGGAAGAGAGTCCGTTTTGCAGCAGACGAAGAAAGACGTCAGAGTTCTTCGGAAGGCGACGACACAAAACATCAG GAGAACACTTGTGAAAGTCGTGAAAAGTATGTCCCACCCCAGGTGAGGCAGTTGGAGGGGACAGTGGATGTCCACAAGCAGGAAGAACTGGAAAGGCTGAAGAAACATGTCAAAGGTCTCATTAACAG GCTCAGTGAGCCAAACATGGCGTCCATCAGTGGGCAGCTGGAGGAGCTGTACATGACCCACAGCAGGAAGGACATGAACGACACCCTGACTGCTGCTCTCATGGGTGCCTGCGTCACTGCCTCGGCCATGCCCAGCAGACTCATGATGGAGCATGTCCTCTTAGTCAGTATCCTTCACCACACTGTTGGAATTGAG GTTGGTGCTTGCTTTCTGGAGGCAGTGGTGAGGAAGTTTGACGATGTCTATAAAAgtggaggagaggggaaagaatGCGACAACCTGTTCACCATTGTTGCCCACTTGTACAACTTCCACGTG atACGGTTTATGCTGGAGACAATGCTGGCGCTGAAGAATAATGACATGCGCAAAATTCCAGGTTATGATCCTGAGCCtgtggagaaactgaggaaatTACAGAGAGCTCTG GTACGGAGTGCTGTCTCAGGTTCCGATACTCAGCTTCGTGTCTCCTGGGATGGTGTCTTGAACGCGGATCAGACTGGTCGCTGGTGGATTGTGGGGTCTGCATGGAGTGGGACCCCAATGATTGACAACAGTCATCATGCACTCCTGCAGAAACCACTTGCAGGGATG GTTAGCTCAAAGATGCTGGAGCTTGCCCGGAAGCAGAGAATGAACACCGACATCAGGAGGAATATATTCTGTACGATCATGATGAGCGAGGACTTCCTGGATGCTTTTGAAAAGCTGCTCAA GCTTGGGCTGAAGGATCAGCAGGAGAGAGAAGTAGTCCATGTCCTCGTGGATTGCTGCCTGCAGGAGAAAACCTACAACCCTTTCTATGCCTTCTTGGCCAGCAAGTTCTGCAGTTATGAGAGGCGGTTTCAG ATGACTTTCCAGTTCAGCATATGGGACAAGTTTCGGGACTTAGAAAATTTGCCAGCCACTAATTTCTCGAATTTGGTTCACCTGGTGGCACACTTGTTGAAGACAAAATCGCTTCCACTATCCATCTTAAAG GTAGTTGAATTCAGTGAACTGGATAAACCCAGAGTCCACTTCTTGCGGAAAGTGTTAACTATGCTGTTAGTAGAAACAGAAGTTGAAGACCTGGCTTTGATTTTTGCCAG AGTATCTGACAACCCAAAGCTGGGGGTGCTGCGAGAAGGCCTGAAGCTCTTCATCACCCACTTCCTGCTGAAGCCCACACAGGCCCCCCAGAGCGCTGAGCAAGTCAGCATGCTGAGAGAGAGGGCCAGCCTCGCAGCAAAGGCTCTGCAGGGAAAGACAGCTCTCAGGATGTAG
- the Nom1 gene encoding nucleolar MIF4G domain-containing protein 1 isoform X1 has translation MAASASTGAARGGGCPGRQVRVKRSGGRRGPGGGGEGALKRLKVAVKVFVRATSEGEAPGDCAGRGGGARSRPGGRKSRKELRKEKRHLRKARRLQRTAGPGPESEEGSARPPPAAGAPKAKAPQATAEGPLAHVKAKAAAPRGTAQDPPPHITAKAQAPPGRTKPSAAAAAARKRALLAANQEEAREIRKLERCLGLNKRKKKDDGPTVPLSFARDGLDYILGALEPGRAGGLYDSSGEDEDQGQDQEEGQTLPERDPDSSGDEEQGAGQTLPERDLESGSELDREEDAGAGAQPRDEDVDPESREEAEGGARENRGRKRVRFAADEERRQSSSEGDDTKHQENTCESREKYVPPQVRQLEGTVDVHKQEELERLKKHVKGLINRLSEPNMASISGQLEELYMTHSRKDMNDTLTAALMGACVTASAMPSRLMMEHVLLVSILHHTVGIEVGACFLEAVVRKFDDVYKSGGEGKECDNLFTIVAHLYNFHVVQSLLVFDILKKLIGTFTEKDIELILLMLKNVGSALRKDDPLSLKELITEAQAKASGAGSRLQDQTRIRFMLETMLALKNNDMRKIPGYDPEPVEKLRKLQRALVRSAVSGSDTQLRVSWDGVLNADQTGRWWIVGSAWSGTPMIDNSHHALLQKPLAGMVSSKMLELARKQRMNTDIRRNIFCTIMMSEDFLDAFEKLLKLGLKDQQEREVVHVLVDCCLQEKTYNPFYAFLASKFCSYERRFQMTFQFSIWDKFRDLENLPATNFSNLVHLVAHLLKTKSLPLSILKVVEFSELDKPRVHFLRKVLTMLLVETEVEDLALIFARVSDNPKLGVLREGLKLFITHFLLKPTQAPQSAEQVSMLRERASLAAKALQGKTALRM, from the exons ATGGCGGCGTCCGCAAGCACGGGAGCTGCTCGTGGTGGCGGCTGCCCGGGGCGCCAGGTCCGCGTGAAGCGTAGCGGCGGGCGCCGCGGTCCCGGCGGCGGCGGGGAGGGCGCCCTGAAGCGGCTTAAGGTGGCCGTGAAGGTCTTCGTGCGGGCCACTTCGGAAGGCGAGGCCCCCGGGGACTGCGCGGGGCGCGGCGGCGGGGCGCGCTCCCGACCAGGCGGGAGGAAGAGCCGCAAGGAGCTGCGCAAGGAAAAGCGACACCTGAGGAAAGCGCGCCGCCTGCAGAGGACGGCAGGCCCGGGGCCGGAGAGTGAGGAGGGCAGCGCccgcccgccgcccgccgccGGGGCCCCCAAGGCCAAGGCCCCCCAGGCTACTGCGGAGGGTCCCCTGGCCCACGTCAAAGCCAAGGCCGCGGCGCCCCGGGGCACAGCCCAGGATCCCCCACCCCACATCACGGCCAAGGCCCAGGCTCCCCCCGGGAGAACCAAACCTTCCGCCGCCGCGGCAGCCGCACGGAAACGGGCCCTTCTGGCGGCCAACCAGGAGGAGGCCCGAGAGATCCGGAAGCTGGAGCGGTGCCTCGGCCTGAACAAGCGCAAGAAGAAGGATGACGGCCCCACGGTGCCGCTCAGCTTCGCGCGCGACGGGCTGGACTACATCCTGGGAGCGCTGGAGCCCGGGCGGGCCGGCGGCTTGTACGACAGCAGCGGGGAGGACGAGGACCAGGGCCAGGACCAGGAGGAGGGGCAGACCCTCCCCGAGAGGGACCCAGACAGCAGCGGGGATGAGGAGCAGGGAGCCGGACAGACCCTCCCCGAGAGGGACCTGGAGAGCGGTTCCGAGCTCGACAGGGAGGAGGATGCAGGTGCTGGGGCGCAGCCCAGGGACGAGGACGTGGACCCCGAAAGCAGGGAAGAAGCGGAAGGCGGGGCGCGGGAGAATAGGGGCCGGAAGAGAGTCCGTTTTGCAGCAGACGAAGAAAGACGTCAGAGTTCTTCGGAAGGCGACGACACAAAACATCAG GAGAACACTTGTGAAAGTCGTGAAAAGTATGTCCCACCCCAGGTGAGGCAGTTGGAGGGGACAGTGGATGTCCACAAGCAGGAAGAACTGGAAAGGCTGAAGAAACATGTCAAAGGTCTCATTAACAG GCTCAGTGAGCCAAACATGGCGTCCATCAGTGGGCAGCTGGAGGAGCTGTACATGACCCACAGCAGGAAGGACATGAACGACACCCTGACTGCTGCTCTCATGGGTGCCTGCGTCACTGCCTCGGCCATGCCCAGCAGACTCATGATGGAGCATGTCCTCTTAGTCAGTATCCTTCACCACACTGTTGGAATTGAG GTTGGTGCTTGCTTTCTGGAGGCAGTGGTGAGGAAGTTTGACGATGTCTATAAAAgtggaggagaggggaaagaatGCGACAACCTGTTCACCATTGTTGCCCACTTGTACAACTTCCACGTGGTACAGTCTCTCCTCGTCTTTGACATTTTGAAGAAGCTTATTGGAACTTTCACAGAAAAAGACATCGAGCTGATCCTGTTAATGCTGAAAAATGTGGGCTCAGCGTTGAGGAAAGATGATCCCTTGTCACTTAAGGAGCTGATTACAGAGGCCCAGGCCAAGGCCAGTGGGGCAGGCAGCAGGCTTCAGGACCAGACCAGG atACGGTTTATGCTGGAGACAATGCTGGCGCTGAAGAATAATGACATGCGCAAAATTCCAGGTTATGATCCTGAGCCtgtggagaaactgaggaaatTACAGAGAGCTCTG GTACGGAGTGCTGTCTCAGGTTCCGATACTCAGCTTCGTGTCTCCTGGGATGGTGTCTTGAACGCGGATCAGACTGGTCGCTGGTGGATTGTGGGGTCTGCATGGAGTGGGACCCCAATGATTGACAACAGTCATCATGCACTCCTGCAGAAACCACTTGCAGGGATG GTTAGCTCAAAGATGCTGGAGCTTGCCCGGAAGCAGAGAATGAACACCGACATCAGGAGGAATATATTCTGTACGATCATGATGAGCGAGGACTTCCTGGATGCTTTTGAAAAGCTGCTCAA GCTTGGGCTGAAGGATCAGCAGGAGAGAGAAGTAGTCCATGTCCTCGTGGATTGCTGCCTGCAGGAGAAAACCTACAACCCTTTCTATGCCTTCTTGGCCAGCAAGTTCTGCAGTTATGAGAGGCGGTTTCAG ATGACTTTCCAGTTCAGCATATGGGACAAGTTTCGGGACTTAGAAAATTTGCCAGCCACTAATTTCTCGAATTTGGTTCACCTGGTGGCACACTTGTTGAAGACAAAATCGCTTCCACTATCCATCTTAAAG GTAGTTGAATTCAGTGAACTGGATAAACCCAGAGTCCACTTCTTGCGGAAAGTGTTAACTATGCTGTTAGTAGAAACAGAAGTTGAAGACCTGGCTTTGATTTTTGCCAG AGTATCTGACAACCCAAAGCTGGGGGTGCTGCGAGAAGGCCTGAAGCTCTTCATCACCCACTTCCTGCTGAAGCCCACACAGGCCCCCCAGAGCGCTGAGCAAGTCAGCATGCTGAGAGAGAGGGCCAGCCTCGCAGCAAAGGCTCTGCAGGGAAAGACAGCTCTCAGGATGTAG
- the Nom1 gene encoding nucleolar MIF4G domain-containing protein 1 isoform X3 yields the protein MAASASTGAARGGGCPGRQVRVKRSGGRRGPGGGGEGALKRLKVAVKVFVRATSEGEAPGDCAGRGGGARSRPGGRKSRKELRKEKRHLRKARRLQRTAGPGPESEEGSARPPPAAGAPKAKAPQATAEGPLAHVKAKAAAPRGTAQDPPPHITAKAQAPPGRTKPSAAAAAARKRALLAANQEEAREIRKLERCLGLNKRKKKDDGPTVPLSFARDGLDYILGALEPGRAGGLYDSSGEDEDQGQDQEEGQTLPERDPDSSGDEEQGAGQTLPERDLESGSELDREEDAGAGAQPRDEDVDPESREEAEGGARENRGRKRVRFAADEERRQSSSEGDDTKHQENTCESREKYVPPQVRQLEGTVDVHKQEELERLKKHVKGLINRLSEPNMASISGQLEELYMTHSRKDMNDTLTAALMGACVTASAMPSRLMMEHVLLVSILHHTVGIEVGACFLEAVVRKFDDVYKSGGEGKECDNLFTIVAHLYNFHVVQSLLVFDILKKLIGTFTEKDIELILLMLKNVGSALRKDDPLSLKELITEAQAKASGAGSRLQDQTRIRFMLETMLALKNNDMRKIPGYDPEPVEKLRKLQRALVRSAVSGSDTQLRVSWDGVLNADQTGRWWIVGSAWSGTPMIDNSHHALLQKPLAGMVSSKMLELARKQRMNTDIRRNIFCTIMMSEDFLDAFEKLLKQEEPLKDCSENWSGVQFSLAVSVPQAWAEGSAGERSSPCPRGLLPAGENLQPFLCLLGQQVLQL from the exons ATGGCGGCGTCCGCAAGCACGGGAGCTGCTCGTGGTGGCGGCTGCCCGGGGCGCCAGGTCCGCGTGAAGCGTAGCGGCGGGCGCCGCGGTCCCGGCGGCGGCGGGGAGGGCGCCCTGAAGCGGCTTAAGGTGGCCGTGAAGGTCTTCGTGCGGGCCACTTCGGAAGGCGAGGCCCCCGGGGACTGCGCGGGGCGCGGCGGCGGGGCGCGCTCCCGACCAGGCGGGAGGAAGAGCCGCAAGGAGCTGCGCAAGGAAAAGCGACACCTGAGGAAAGCGCGCCGCCTGCAGAGGACGGCAGGCCCGGGGCCGGAGAGTGAGGAGGGCAGCGCccgcccgccgcccgccgccGGGGCCCCCAAGGCCAAGGCCCCCCAGGCTACTGCGGAGGGTCCCCTGGCCCACGTCAAAGCCAAGGCCGCGGCGCCCCGGGGCACAGCCCAGGATCCCCCACCCCACATCACGGCCAAGGCCCAGGCTCCCCCCGGGAGAACCAAACCTTCCGCCGCCGCGGCAGCCGCACGGAAACGGGCCCTTCTGGCGGCCAACCAGGAGGAGGCCCGAGAGATCCGGAAGCTGGAGCGGTGCCTCGGCCTGAACAAGCGCAAGAAGAAGGATGACGGCCCCACGGTGCCGCTCAGCTTCGCGCGCGACGGGCTGGACTACATCCTGGGAGCGCTGGAGCCCGGGCGGGCCGGCGGCTTGTACGACAGCAGCGGGGAGGACGAGGACCAGGGCCAGGACCAGGAGGAGGGGCAGACCCTCCCCGAGAGGGACCCAGACAGCAGCGGGGATGAGGAGCAGGGAGCCGGACAGACCCTCCCCGAGAGGGACCTGGAGAGCGGTTCCGAGCTCGACAGGGAGGAGGATGCAGGTGCTGGGGCGCAGCCCAGGGACGAGGACGTGGACCCCGAAAGCAGGGAAGAAGCGGAAGGCGGGGCGCGGGAGAATAGGGGCCGGAAGAGAGTCCGTTTTGCAGCAGACGAAGAAAGACGTCAGAGTTCTTCGGAAGGCGACGACACAAAACATCAG GAGAACACTTGTGAAAGTCGTGAAAAGTATGTCCCACCCCAGGTGAGGCAGTTGGAGGGGACAGTGGATGTCCACAAGCAGGAAGAACTGGAAAGGCTGAAGAAACATGTCAAAGGTCTCATTAACAG GCTCAGTGAGCCAAACATGGCGTCCATCAGTGGGCAGCTGGAGGAGCTGTACATGACCCACAGCAGGAAGGACATGAACGACACCCTGACTGCTGCTCTCATGGGTGCCTGCGTCACTGCCTCGGCCATGCCCAGCAGACTCATGATGGAGCATGTCCTCTTAGTCAGTATCCTTCACCACACTGTTGGAATTGAG GTTGGTGCTTGCTTTCTGGAGGCAGTGGTGAGGAAGTTTGACGATGTCTATAAAAgtggaggagaggggaaagaatGCGACAACCTGTTCACCATTGTTGCCCACTTGTACAACTTCCACGTGGTACAGTCTCTCCTCGTCTTTGACATTTTGAAGAAGCTTATTGGAACTTTCACAGAAAAAGACATCGAGCTGATCCTGTTAATGCTGAAAAATGTGGGCTCAGCGTTGAGGAAAGATGATCCCTTGTCACTTAAGGAGCTGATTACAGAGGCCCAGGCCAAGGCCAGTGGGGCAGGCAGCAGGCTTCAGGACCAGACCAGG atACGGTTTATGCTGGAGACAATGCTGGCGCTGAAGAATAATGACATGCGCAAAATTCCAGGTTATGATCCTGAGCCtgtggagaaactgaggaaatTACAGAGAGCTCTG GTACGGAGTGCTGTCTCAGGTTCCGATACTCAGCTTCGTGTCTCCTGGGATGGTGTCTTGAACGCGGATCAGACTGGTCGCTGGTGGATTGTGGGGTCTGCATGGAGTGGGACCCCAATGATTGACAACAGTCATCATGCACTCCTGCAGAAACCACTTGCAGGGATG GTTAGCTCAAAGATGCTGGAGCTTGCCCGGAAGCAGAGAATGAACACCGACATCAGGAGGAATATATTCTGTACGATCATGATGAGCGAGGACTTCCTGGATGCTTTTGAAAAGCTGCTCAA ACAGGAAGAACCTTTGAAAGACTGCAGTGAAAACTGGAGTGGAGTGCAATTTAGTCTGGCTGTTTCTGTGCCACAGGCTTGGGCTGAAGGATCAGCAGGAGAGAGAAGTAGTCCATGTCCTCGTGGATTGCTGCCTGCAGGAGAAAACCTACAACCCTTTCTATGCCTTCTTGGCCAGCAAGTTCTGCAGTTATGA